The window AGACGTTtacagagagctgcagagaaGACGTCTTCTTGTAGCATCACTTTGGTTCCTCTGAGGGATTATTGAACAGGATTTTGAATTATTGCAGAAAAGAATCTCTGAGTCAAACACAAGGTTCTGATCCATCCGggttctgttgatccagataatctccacagatgaactccactctgtgatgtctgacgctaaattaactgtgtagcagtaagaagctaatgttaggctacaaacagacgacaccactactaagagtcttactgcacaattactatccaggttttctataaactgatcaaagtacaagttgtaaagtcagagttagaacagtgtgtaactaaagtggcctgtaaagacggactagtgagtagatgagtctccgtgttcgctgtgaggacgtttaatgtccccgacaacctctgtagtctcatttagacactcgttagcaaccgctaactgtttttaacacatgaagagcttcaggattaaactgtgggacatttaatgatgaataaaacatgaacatatGTTCAGCCTGTGGAAACAACACATCTTATTGTACACATTTAACTGGAAACACATTAAGAAAGCTCACAGATGTGGAGACGAgggaacaggaagtgttttgctgttttgtggGTTTCaggacaatttttttttctttctgtgcatCCTGAAACTTTTGGGgccatttttcttcatttactCTCTGAGATTAAACTGTCACATAAACAAGACAGAGAGACTCAGTTTTTCACTCTCCTCCACTCTCGTGGCTCATCCATCTGTGGCCTGCAGCTCATCCCGCCTCCAGCTCCAACCAAGCAGGAACCTGCAGcactgagacacagcagaggtCCTGTGGCCGTCACAGTATTCAGCTTCAACTTCAGCACCACAGAAGAAAGCTGACGTTAGAAAGATCTGAACAACCTGCTCTCACCAACAGGAAAAATTAAAGAGCGTTGGGAAACGAGTGTCTGGACTTCAACCCGGAGAACACTTGACAAATTGGTGTCCTGCTGACAAACTACAAAAGATGGCAGCAGATCATGAATATCTCGTCTGACACTTTGTCCATGTTTTCTCTGTGACAGCAATCCGACATATTTGTCTCCGATCCAACAGCTGCACGTCTTCTGCTGTCATGTATAACAAAAACTGACTGAAAACCTCAATACTGCAAACCGTTTTAACAAAGTGAACAAACACTGTGAAGTTTATGTTGGGCTCCTCATGAAGAATGGCTCTGTGCAGCTCCAGCTGTAAGTTTTAAGAATAATTCCCTGATTCTCTCCGGACCAGCGCTCACACTGCATGTGTCCTTGTCGCGGCTCTCAGCTGTCGGCCTGAGACTGTTTGATACCAGGAAGCTGCATAAATGAAccacaaaaaaacatccattttTGTCCCAGGAGTCGGACTGAAAACTTCCCAAACTTGCATCAcaactttttttcctccagcagAGCTCGAggtgctgcagagctgcaggcaGACGAGCGTCGATCACATCTATTCGTTACATGAGTCATGTTAAAAAGGTTGTAGCGACGTATTTGTTGAAAGAGCGGGCTATCATGCATTTGTATACAAGATGTCTGAACCTCAACTTGAGTTACACAATGGCCTTGTCATACACACATCAAGAATCCCAAAAGATGTTTGATTGTTGATGTCTGGCTTCTCAACACGGTTTGTTGGTCTGTGTGTAATCGAACCTGCTGACTGCTTCCAGGATTCGTGTAAAGATCACTGGCTGCTGAACCACAGACGGCTGATTGTTGATGAGATTTATTCATATTCCAAGAACtggtgtgtgttcgtgtgtgtgtgtgtgtgtgtgtgtgatgacatttcatttgacatttGTTGGTCTCGACAGGATTAAAGAAATGAACGTCACACGCCGCTGCCTTCAGACGCTCTGCGCTCACTTCAGGAACACAGCTGTTATTAATGACTGGAGAGACTCGGAAAGCTGAACTGAGCAGAACTCAACATGGTGCAGCATGTTCTTTGTTCTACACCCCTCAGCTGTATGTGCATCGTGTGTATCTCCAAAACAGGTTTAGTGCCCGTATCACAGCCTGGTATCATCTTCCTCTGTTACCATAGAGCAAAAAGTAATCTAAAAACAGATAACGGAGAAAAACTGGAGTCTATTTTCACTCCGTCCAGCTGTGGAACTCTTCTGATTCACTTTGTCAACATGATATTTATTCTTGGAGGACGTTCTGCTTCATGCACGGACCGAAGTGCAGCGTTTGTGGAAACGCATCACAAAACTCAAGCTACTTTCAGACCGACTGCATCAGATCACACTATATCACACGGGTATATTAATTTATATGTGGACGTTTGTATAAAGCTAAAATATGAGCCCAACTTGTTCTGGATGCTGTGAGCCACCGTGTGCAGAGGATGTTAGAGGGGGGAGGGGTCCGGATTCATCAAAGAccataaatattataaaatgaTCTTTCAACAATGAGCTGATGGTGACAGAACTCAGTCTTGAGCTCCACTAGAGGGCGACCTCACGTCACTTCATCTTTACAAACTGGTTTGATTTACATCAGCTGCACCAATTCTTTGTCTCGACAGACGCACGTATTTTTTCTCACCTAACTGCAAGAAAACGTAAGGCTCTCGTCAAagctgattattattattatgcctGCTCTCATGATGATGGCCCACTGGCAGATGCAGACATACAATTgtgttcaaaataaaacattcacgGGGCAAAATAATAGAATACCTCAGATGCACTTGGAGTGTCATCTCATCAGCCTGTCATATAAGCAGAGACGTTCTGAAATTTCATTTTCAGGCCTTCTATCAGCTGATGCAGATGTGATGGAGTATTGATGCTTGTCAGCACGATTCAGTCTGAGAACAGCGgatggtgtttgtatcacatgACTTGGTTGTCATTGGAAACACCATCAGCTgatttttaagctttttttttttgggccttttatggcttcattgatagaacagctgaagatgtgacaggaaacagggagagagagagggggagtgtcacgcagcaaagggacccaggccgggagtcgaacctgagtccgctgcagagcctcagcacatgggacacgcgctctaccaactgagctaaacggcgcccctgATTTTTAAGCTTTAACCCTTTCATGTATAGTGATGTACAGTGGACAGATATTTTGAAGACGCTGTCACCATTTTAATCAGAGTACCGTGTCCCAACCACCAGGTGAAGATCCCCAAAGCCTCGTCCACAGTTCCAGCTGATGATTATCTTTGTGTCTCTTGGTCATGTTGAGATATGATGTCATAAATTCAAAAAAGTATAAGGAAGACAAAACTCACCAAGAACCTCTGGACTGACTGTTCAATCTGAGAAAACCAGACAacttcaaaaatatatatataaataataaactcAATAAGATGTTAAAATACTTGTATCATACTCATTCGGTTTTTAGACTGAATGACTGAAAATACATCTATCACTTGAACTGACACTTGAATAGTTTAGTTTAATAGCATTTCTGGATCTGGATAAAAGCATCTATTAGTATTTATATATagttttaaaatattgtttttattgtctgcGTCTCTGAGAGTGAAAGTGTTTAACAGTTGGCTCCTTATTTAACAGTAAAATCAAACATTATTACTTTGTTATTTAACAATTCATGCATGAAGGAGTGTATATtcatcaaaaacacaataacGTGATCTTTATTGGAAAAgtaaaagagtgaaaaaaatgtcttatttattCAAAGGTTCTAGAGTAATTTGTGACAGTGTGAAACACTTGTTATATAAACACTGATTAGGCAATACAAAGGGTTAAATATGGCTCCTAGAGATTTAGTAAGTGTTCAGACGCTTCTTAATTATGAGTGTTAATTATGATTTTAATcttttatcagaatcagaaacagatttattaccAAAAAGGATTTTACACCAAGAGGAATTTGTCTTTTTCAATAATGTGCATGCattgaagacaataaacaataaaaaaaaacagtgactaTTATTTAAACAATAACGCAGGTGATGTCATAAGAACAAGTTATTCACCATTAGATAATATAAATCAGTGCTGGTGGAGTAATAAGAAAAActgtgaaacataaaacattgaTCAGAAGAAACAACATATACACTGTTCATCCCctttaaatgtacatgttttacattaaatgatgtgaatctttcagtagaaaatcaaacatttgttCTAGTCATCATTTAAGTAGATCCTGTGcctgacaggagagatgatcagaggagcagagttttcaCCACCATCATTAACACACGGACTGAAGTATgggtagagtttctgagtgaagcagcagccagtaaaggagtagataagagctgcagcatcaacatcataaaaggagaccagaccctcctcataatccacaaacacccccaccttctcaggctgATGCTTCAAAGAGAGACGCACTGAAGGGCCAGCAAGAGCTCTGTactcatttttattcctcaaaCCTGTCCTCCAGTAACCATTCTGAGGCGTCAATGTGAGGtttcccttcctgttgatcgactctctggccactcctaaaGTCCAGTCagtcttctctttaacttgaacctcatgataaaatcttcctgaagagaaactctgctttgaTAAGACAGAGACACAATGATCAAATCTCTCTGGGTAGTCTGGGAGATTCTTCCTTACATCAccatgtttaacttgttttccatcatcagacaggatgagtttgggatgtgctgtatcaggatcgagtgtcacatccactgcatactgctggaccctcttcagctcggcctcaaacagcttcttcatctgtttactgatcgtctcctccagctgattcacagctctcaccacagtcccctcatatgaaggtggacggacgctgactcctgtccagtccttggtgggtggagcagcgttcagtgatgggaagctttggaggaggtggaggtggtcttcagactgtgagagctgctccacctcagagcttctcttctccagctcagagatttcctgttccagctctttgatgaagccttcagcctgtttctctgtctctctctgcttctctttgatggtgtcgatgagctcggcctggcttctctcaacagactccttcagagcgctgaagacctgaacaccagctgctatctctctgtctgcatctttcttactgagctccactgagcgcttcatctcctcaatcttcagtcgtctcttctggatcatctgctgaatttcagcgtCCGTCTTCCCCAGCTCGGCCTTCTTACCTTTatattcttctttcagaggaacaacagaaTGTCCCTGGTGGTCTAAAACAGagcagagcatgcagacacacatctggtcggtcttacagaacagctccagcagtttatcgtgcttcgtacacatcctgccttccaggttctccacagggtcgatcagctgatgtcttttcaggcctgaAGCTGTCAGATGAGgttccaggtgagtctcacagtaggagaccagacacaccaggcaggacttcagggccttcggtttggttccagtgcagacgtcacagggaacttctcctggtttggaaacttgttgctctgagctgctgctgctggctttctgttgagctgactgtctgaactgagcagccatctcagagatgaaagTATTAACCAGCATCTCAGGTCTCCTGTAGAAAACCTTTTTACAGTTGGGACACTTATACGGTTCGTTAATATCCCAGTGTTTAGTGATGCAgcttttacagaagttgtgtccacatggtgtgctgactggatcagtgaacacatccagacagatggagcacagaaactgatcttcagtcagcagacagctggcagcagacatgtttacagtctgaggaCAACAAGAGTTATGGagtgttaaaacacaacaataaatacaaaaattcaGAATAATCTCACAGAATATTAGTTAGGTAAAGGCAATGCCTGAATGTATAGAAGTACATTTCTAATTCTTTCAAAGAAAGTTAGAGCTGTCAAAATAATAGCTTACTATTGATTAACTAATtgcagaaaaaaagcattaaaagtgATAATGCAGATAAATCTTGATCTGTGACGCCCCTTGGATTTACATCATTGAACACATTcgacagcagctctgtgagtcGCACTGCAGCCAGTGTTTCTAACcctcaaactgtaaacattcCTTCTCAAGCTATCACGGCTTAGATACACAACTGTGAGGACTCAAAAGCACGACTGAGACAGAACAGATCAGGTAATAAAGTTTACTGAAGTCAGGATTCGGTACACAGAAGATCAGGCAGCGGGGCAAACAAATCCGGCAGGGGTCAGGCAGAGGCGAAGTCAGAAAGCTCACAGAAAAGTCCAAAACCTGGCTAGAATAAAGCTAGGAAACGATAAAGGCTGGAACGCTATGTACAACGACAAAAGACGAACTGGCAACAGACAGGGGGAAACCTGgaactaaaaacacacacagggaaccCAGGTGAAAGTAATCAGGGCGGGGAAAGCAATCAGTGATGAGGACGAAACCATACGAGCAGGGAGACTGGatctgaaatgagaggagatgTAGATGCACAAGACAAAACCGGGAGAAACTATAATCTTGGACGGATCGTAACACAAACAGAGAATGGGCTGTGGTTAACAGTCGGACGTTACACCATCGCTACCAGTCGTTGATGTTTCAGTGGTGCAGCTTCACAAATGTGAGTTtctgttgcttttgttttgaatagTGTGTTGTTCTCACTACTGTCAATCaatagagaaaataatcatcagattAATCCAGAATAAAAAGGCCTAAGTGTCAGTTCTATACAGAATAGTTCAACATGAGCTCCACCTCAACAACTACAACAGTAACATCCTGCTTTTACATTGATGACTGAGTCACAATCATCACAGAGGGACACTTTACCGCACTGAgtacttttaatactttaagtacattATCCTGATTATACGagaaacatttctgttgttggaactaaatgtgtattttcatcCTGACtgtaatcaataaatcaaatgctgtaaaaaaaaaaaagaagaaaagtctgtggctgctgcaggcctttaaaaagcccaacaatcattaaaacagacaacatttcccaatgctaacatgctaacgtGATAGCAGTGAGTACTAACaacagccatgtttgttgtttatgttcattttgaTGATGTGAGGTGTTTTCTATCATGTGAATCAGACACGATGTTGGATCGTTAGTGATACAGTTAGTGATGATAACGATCTGCTGCATTCTTCTTGGAGGAGTGGCTTTAGATGGAGGCTTGAGGGGGGATGGGTTGGTTGCATAACTTCAAAAAATAGTTTCCTCTTCCTGGTTTCGCCAACATTACCAACCACAACTTTGAGAAATGTTTATGTGAATGAAACACCTTACAAATCTGTCACTCATGTAATGATACACAGTGCTGTAATGATTATAAGGCTGACTTGACATTTAAGTAGGAGGCTGACTAAATTAAATGGTAAGGGAGAGATACGAAGCAGAGAATCAAACCTAAACAAATACCTCAGTGAATACATTAAATGAATTGTCAAATTGCGAGGACAGCATGGAGACAACATAGTCAGTGACAGTGACGTGACTTTCTGTGAACACCTCAACTTACAGCCGGTCATCTGAAGGAAGCTTCTGCAGGCCGTTACTGAATAATATACATGGCTGCCATTCTGTGACAAAAATATGATTTGAACACCGTTGAGAATATTTTACTTTCAAAAGCTTGTGGAGGAACAAAACACCTGTACGCCAGGTAGAAATGGAGGGAGGCTGTGCAAATTTCCATGTTAGAAGACTTCTGCGACGAGTGAACATGGTTGTGAAAGCAGCTACGTCTGCTTGTCGACAATTTAATGAGGCCAGATCAGAGTGGACACTGAAAATGGCTGTTAGAGGGCACGACTGCAGATTCTGTGAGGAAGATTTTCACAACAAGACTTTGACTTGTAACAGAGTCATTTCACAGTGAGGCACTGAagaaggatctgaatacttcctctcACACTGGTTAAAGGAAAAACCAGGTGGTGTTTCTGAATCACAGTTGACATTCAAGTTTTAAGTTCCATTTGTTAGCATTAAATAAAAGTGACAGACAGGAGGTCTGAGTAGATCTGAAGTTTGAGTTAATATAGATGTTGAAGCACAGTAAATATAATCAGCTGTACTCACCTGAGATTCCTCTGTGTCGTTGAGAAAGGCTGATTAAGTCTTCTGAAAGTTTCTTTGTctcagagaagcagagagactcAGACGAATGTTTAGTTTCATTTAGTGACTGTGGAATTAAAGCTGTGGTATTTTTCCAGTGTTGCTACACCTCTTTCTGTTCTGCAGCCGAGGTTTTGTTGCCTGTCAGGTTTGACCTGATGATTACGAACTCTTTGAGCTGGCCAAAGATATGTGTGGGCACCACATGGTTTTTAAGaacttctcttttttcttttctttttaagtaaTTAAAGTCTAGAGGTTTAAAAACCCCACCATTAAAATGTCTTACAGGTGACGTGAACAACATTGATCAACTTGTTAAAATACAATGTTGTGCTGGGAAACCTTTAATCATTAATGCAGACAAAATGtcccaatgctaacatgctaacttaaTAGCAGTGCGTACTAATTAAAGCCATGTTTGGCGTTTATGTTCGTTTTCATGATGTGAGGTGTTTCTATCATGTGAATCAGACACAAGGAAGTTGGATACGGTTAGTGGTGATAACGATCTGCTGCATTCCTCTTGGAGGAGCAGCTTTAGATGGAGGCTTGATTGGGGAGGGTTAAAGAATGATATACATGGCCGCTATTCTGTGACAAATGTATAATTTGAACATGGTCAAGAAAATGTAACTTTCTCAAGCTTGAGGAGGAACATCACATCTATAAGCCAGGTAGAAATGGAGGAAGGCTGTGTAGACTTCCATGTGTTGGAACCTACAGATAAAGttgttcattgtggatttcaacaTGGACTCTGAAGTGAAGACCCAGCTACTTTTGGTCAGATTGACAGACCCCCCACTGACCTGATAGTCAAAACTCCAGCTCCTTCCTTTGTTCTCTGCTCTTCTCCACCTCTCCCCACAGAGCTGCCTGCCCTCAAGTTCTTGGgctaacagctgctgagagTTGTCAGATGGGAAAGTGCGAGGTCCTGCTAGTATTCAAGCTCTGTATGCTCCAGCAGCTGCAACGCAAAGCCTACCAGCTAACTACACAATCCAAGGAACACAAAGCAAGTCAGCACCAAACTGCTATCCCTACAGAGGAAATGGGCAACCagtttcctccacctgctgtctTTCATCAGATTATGCCCAGCGAGAACAGCACGGCTCAACATTGGAACTACAACTTTCTCCTGCTTGGCTCATCAGCCAaggaaccaccagcacctttacTTCAAAGAATGGTAACactgaactgggcttagatagcacacagcatagcatagcacggctaagcacaggattttttttttaattatggtTGATGTAATGCACATGTGCTCAATCTATGTGTTTTTCAGGGTTTGCATGTTGATATGATCTCATGTCAGGTTATTGGTAGATTGTTTTGCTAAACGTTAGTTGAAATATGCTTCACACAAACTCAGGGTCTTTaaatgcaactaaccatcttctgcacacatacacacacacacacacactccttcagcCTGAAGcgtatcacacccacatgtgatatcagtgagcAAAGGATGTGAGCAGCATCTTGGTTCTTTGTTCTCTCCTGCCAACAAGTGGTGATTCAccattttgtattgtattgagTCCAACCCTTCGATCAGCCATCTTGTAGTCCCTTTTGATAagccattttgtttgtagtctCCCTTTGTCCATGCACTGCAGCGTTGTACTTTGAACCCTAACCATGattttgcttttcttcttccacacacacacatacacatacacacacctatACAGCATACATGTCAGTTAGATAgtgtttgttcattttgttgtaaataaaagacttttgaaccTTCATGCTTTCTATGTTATATCGTATAGGACTGAATGTTGCTAACCTTTACTCAACTATAAGTTGTAgatattaagttaattattaatcagagttacaaACTGTCAGTTTAGTAgattttatgagactgattcgGTGAATTGGCTatattttcccttcttcaaggggtGGTGCCCTGAATTTaaatcttattatttatcataaagAATAACTATCCctgataattattaattatcattGATAGTCAAATTTTATGAATGTTGTACGATATACATACTAcatatggtgccccgtgtgaggcaatCATCAACT is drawn from Sparus aurata chromosome 8, fSpaAur1.1, whole genome shotgun sequence and contains these coding sequences:
- the LOC115586166 gene encoding E3 ubiquitin-protein ligase TRIM39-like isoform X2, translated to MSAASCLLTEDQFLCSICLDVFTDPVSTPCGHNFCKSCITKHWDINEPYKCPNCKKVFYRRPEMLVNTFISEMAAHSSEQQVSKPGEVPCDVCTGTKPKALKSCLVCLVSYCETHLEPHLTASGLKRHQLIDPVENLEGRMCTKHDKLLELFCKTDQMCVCMLCSVLDHQGHSVVPLKEEYKGKKAELGKTDAEIQQMIQKRRLKIEEMKRSVELSKKDADREIAAGVQVFSALKESVERSQAELIDTIKEKQRETEKQAEGFIKELEQEISELEKRSSEVEQLSQSEDHLHLLQSFPSLNAAPPTKDWTGVSVRPPSYEGTVVRAVNQLEETISKQMKKLFEAELKRVQQYAVDVTLDPDTAHPKLILSDDGKQVKHGDVRKNLPDYPERFDHCVSVLSKQSFSSGRFYHEVQVKEKTDWTLGVARESINRKGNLTLTPQNGYWRTGLRNKNEYRALAGPSVRLSLKHQPEKVGVFVDYEEGLVSFYDVDAAALIYSFTGCCFTQKLYPYFSPCVNDGGENSAPLIISPVRHRIYLNDD
- the LOC115586166 gene encoding zinc finger protein RFP-like isoform X4, yielding MSAASCLLTEDQFLCSICLDVFTDPVSTPCGHNFCKSCITKHWDINEPYKCPNCKKVFYRRPEMLVNTFISEMAAQFRQSAQQKASSSSSEQQVSKPGEVPCDVCTGTKPKALKSCLVCLVSYCETHLEPHLTASGLKRHQLIDPVENLEGRMCTKHDKLLELFCKTDQMCVCMLCSVLDHQGHSVVPLKEEYKGKKAELGKTDAEIQQMIQKRRLKIEEMKRSVELSKKDADREIAAGVQVFSALKESVERSQAELIDTIKEKQRETEKQAEGFIKELEQEISELEKRSSEVEQLSQSEDHLHLLQSFPSLNAAPPTKDWTGVSVRPPSYEGTVVRAVNQLEETISKQMKKLFEAELKRVQQYAVDVTLDPDTAHPKLILSDDGKQVKHGDVRKNLPDYPERFDHCVSVLSKQSFSSGRFYHEVQVKEKTDWTLGVARESINRKGNLTLTPQNGYWRTGLRNKNEYRALAGPSVRLSLKHQPEKVGVFVDYEEGLVSFYDVDAAALIYSFTGCCFTQKLYPYFSPCVNDGGENSAPLIISPVRHRIYLNDD